A window of the Cynocephalus volans isolate mCynVol1 chromosome 10, mCynVol1.pri, whole genome shotgun sequence genome harbors these coding sequences:
- the NACC1 gene encoding nucleus accumbens-associated protein 1: MAQTLQMEIPNFGNSILECLNEQRLQGLYCDVSVVVKGHAFKAHRAVLAASSSYFRDLFNSSRSAVVELPAAVQPQSFQQILSFCYTGRLSMNVGNQFLLMYTAGFLQIQEIMEKGTEFFLKVSSPSCDSQGLHAEEAPSSEPQSPVAQTSGWPACGTPLPLVSRVKTEQEESDSVQCTPVAKRLWDSGQKEARGGGSRKMAKFSTPDLAANRPPQAPPPQQSPVVAAAQPAGVAMAAASGAGAGQPAGGAAVVAAVAAGGMVSGPSTSERTSPGTSSAYTSDSPGSYHNEEDEEEDGGEEGVDEQYRQICNMYTMYSMMNVGQTAEKVEALPEQVAPESRNRIRVRQDLASLPAELINQIGNRCHPKLYDEGDPSEKLELVTGTNVYITRAQLMNCHVSAGTRHKVLLRRLLASFFDRNTLANSCGTGIRSSTNDPRRKPLDSRVLHAVKYYCQNFAPNFKESEMNAIAADMCTNARRVVRKSWIPKPKALLAEGDTYTTFIGETGKIEPDMMGLEHGFETASHDGEAGPSAEALQ, translated from the exons ATGGCCCAGACCCTGCAGATGGAGATCCCGAACTTTGGCAACAGCATCCTGGAGTGCCTCAACGAGCAGCGGCTGCAGGGCCTGTACTGTGACGTGTCCGTGGTGGTCAAGGGCCACGCCTTCAAGGCCCACCGGGCGGTGCTGGCCGCCAGCAGCTCCTACTTCCGGGACCTGTTCAACAGCAGCCGCAGCGCCGTGGTGGAGCTCCCGGCGGCTGTGCAGCCCCAGTCTTTCCAGCAGATCCTCAGCTTCTGCTACACGGGCCGGCTGAGCATGAATGTGGGCAACCAGTTCCTGCTCATGTACACGGCCGGCTTCCTGCAGATCCAGGAGATCATGGAGAAGGGCACAGAGTTCTTCCTCAAGGTGAGCTCCCCAAGCTGTGACTCCCAGGGCCTGCACGCTGAGGAGGCCCCGTCATCCGAGCCCCAAAGCCCCGTGGCGCAGACATCAGGCTGGCCGGCTTGTGGCACCCCACTGCCCCTTGTGTCACGGGTCAAGACGGAGCAGGAGGAGTCGGACTCTGTGCAGTGCACACCCGTGGCCAAGCGGCTGTGGGACAGTGGCCAGAAGGAGGCCCGGGGCGGTGGCAGCCGTAAGATGGCCAAGTTCTCCACGCCGGACTTGGCCGCCAACCGGCCACCCCAAGCCCCGCCTCCCCAGCAGTCCCCAGTGGTGGCAGCGGCCCAGCCTGCCGGGGTGGCCATGGCAGCGGCATCAGGGGCAGGGGCCGGGCAGCCGGCTGGTGGGgcggcagtggtggcagcagtggcagcaggggGCATGGTGAGCGGGCCCAGCACATCCGAGCGGACCAGCCCGGGCACCTCAAGTGCCTACACCAGCGACAGCCCCGGCTCCTACCACAACGAAGAGGACGAGGAGGAGGACGGGGGAGAGGAGGGCGTGGACGAGCAGTACCGGCAGATCTGCAACATGTATACCATGTACAGCATGATGAACGTTGGCCAGACAG CCGAGAAGGTGGAGGCCCTCCCCGAGCAGGTGGCCCCTGAGTCCCGGAATCGAATTCGGGTGAGGCAGGACCTTGCGTCTCTCCCGGCCGAGCTCATCAACCAGATTGGCAACCGCTGCCACCCCAAGCTCTACGATGAGGGCGACCCCTCCGAGAAGCTGGAGCTGGTGACAG GCACCAACGTGTACATCACGAGGGCGCAGCTCATGAACTGCCATGTCAGCGCGGGCACAAGGCACAAGGTCCTGCTGCGGCGGCTCCTGGCCTCCTTTTTTGACCG GAACACTCTGGCCAACAGCTGCGGCACTGGCATCCGCTCTTCCACCAACGACCCCAGACGCAAACCACTGGACAGTCGTGTCCTCCACGCCGTCAAGT ACTACTGCCAGAACTTCGCCCCCAACTTCAAGGAGAGCGAAATGAATGCTATCGCCGCCGACATGTGCACCAATGCCCGCCGCGTCGTGCGCAAGAGCTGGATCCCCAAGCCCAAGGCGCTCCTGGCTGAGGGCGACACCTACACCACCTTCATTGGTGAAACGGGCAAGATAGAGCCGGACATGATGGGCCTGGAGCACGGCTTCGAGACTGCCAGCCACGACGGCGAGGCTGGCCCTTCGGCCGAGGCCCTCCAGTAA
- the STX10 gene encoding syntaxin-10 isoform X1 — protein MSLEDPFFVVRGEVQKAVNTARGLYQRWCELLQQGAAVGREELDWTTNELRNGLRSIEWDLEDLEETIGIVEANPSKFKLPAGDLQERKVFVERMREAVQEMKDHVVSPAAIAFMERNNREMLVGKPASQKSPSDLLDASVVSPTSRYIEEQQATQQLIMDQQDQQLEMVSGSIQVLKHMSSRVGEELDEQGIMLDAFAHEMDHTQSRMGGVLRKMAKVSHMTSDRRQWCAIVVLLGMLLLVVILLFCL, from the exons ATGTCTCTCGAAGACCCTTTTTTCGTAGTCCGAGG CGAAGTGCAGAAGGCGGTGAACACGGCCCGCGGGCTGTACCAGCGCTGGTGCGAGCTCCTGCAGCAGGGCGCGGCGGTCGGACGCGAGGAGCTGGACTGGACGACCAATGAGCTGCGGAATGGCCTGCGCAGCATTGAGTGGGACCTCGAGGACCTGGAAGAGACCATCG GTATAGTGGAAGCCAACCCAAGCAAGTTCAAGCTCCCCGCTGGGGACCTGCAGGAGAGAAAGGTGTTCGTGGAGCGGATGCGGGAGGCGGTCCAG GAAATGAAGGACCATGTGGTCAGCCCAGCAGCCATAGCTTTCATGGAGAGGAATAATCGAGAG ATGCTGGTGGGCAAACCAGCTAGCCAGAAGTCACCCAGCGACCTGCTGGATGCCAGCGTGGTCTCGCCCACCTCTCGCTACATTGAGGAGCAGCAGGCCACGCAGCAG CTGATCATGGACCAGCAAGATCAACAGCTGGAAATGGTATCTGGGAGCATCCAGGTCCTGAAACACATGTCCAGCCGTGTCGGGGAGGAGCTGGACGAGCAGGGCAT TATGCTGGACGCTTTTGCTCACGAGATGGACCATACCCAGTCCCGGATGGGCGGGGTCCTCAGGAAGATGGCCAAAGTATCCCACATGACGAGTG ACCGCCGACAGTGGTGTGCCATTGTGGTGCTGCTGGGGATGCTTCTCCTGGTTGTCATCCTACTCTTCTGTCTCTGA
- the STX10 gene encoding syntaxin-10 isoform X2, whose translation MSLEDPFFVVRGEVQKAVNTARGLYQRWCELLQQGAAVGREELDWTTNELRNGLRSIEWDLEDLEETIGIVEANPSKFKLPAGDLQERKVFVERMREAVQEMKDHVVSPAAIAFMERNNREMLVGKPASQKSPSDLLDASVVSPTSRYIEEQQATQQLIMDQQDQQLEMVSGSIQVLKHMSSRVGEELDEQVCWTLLLTRWTIPSPGWAGSSGRWPKYPT comes from the exons ATGTCTCTCGAAGACCCTTTTTTCGTAGTCCGAGG CGAAGTGCAGAAGGCGGTGAACACGGCCCGCGGGCTGTACCAGCGCTGGTGCGAGCTCCTGCAGCAGGGCGCGGCGGTCGGACGCGAGGAGCTGGACTGGACGACCAATGAGCTGCGGAATGGCCTGCGCAGCATTGAGTGGGACCTCGAGGACCTGGAAGAGACCATCG GTATAGTGGAAGCCAACCCAAGCAAGTTCAAGCTCCCCGCTGGGGACCTGCAGGAGAGAAAGGTGTTCGTGGAGCGGATGCGGGAGGCGGTCCAG GAAATGAAGGACCATGTGGTCAGCCCAGCAGCCATAGCTTTCATGGAGAGGAATAATCGAGAG ATGCTGGTGGGCAAACCAGCTAGCCAGAAGTCACCCAGCGACCTGCTGGATGCCAGCGTGGTCTCGCCCACCTCTCGCTACATTGAGGAGCAGCAGGCCACGCAGCAG CTGATCATGGACCAGCAAGATCAACAGCTGGAAATGGTATCTGGGAGCATCCAGGTCCTGAAACACATGTCCAGCCGTGTCGGGGAGGAGCTGGACGAGCAGG TATGCTGGACGCTTTTGCTCACGAGATGGACCATACCCAGTCCCGGATGGGCGGGGTCCTCAGGAAGATGGCCAAAGTATCCCACATGA